A single Musa acuminata AAA Group cultivar baxijiao chromosome BXJ2-1, Cavendish_Baxijiao_AAA, whole genome shotgun sequence DNA region contains:
- the LOC135598915 gene encoding putative yippee-like protein Os10g0369500 yields the protein MGLLFVESLPGPKVFKCGRCKVDSASHDAIISKDFHGRYGRAYLFKSVVNITLGPDEDRHLITGLHTVNDIYCSCCQQILGWRYEKAYEESQKYKEGKYILEKARMSKEGW from the exons ATGGGGCTTCTCTTCGTGGAGTCGCTCCCTGGTCCGAAGGTCTTCAAGTGCGGGCGCTGCAAGGTCGACTCGGCGTCCCATGACGCGATCATCTCCAAGGATTTCCACGGGCGGTATGGCCGCGCGTACCTCTTCAAGAGCGT GGTGAATATCACATTGGGCCCTGATGAGGATCGACACCTTATAACTGGATTACACACAGTGAATGACATATACTGTAGCTGCTGCCAACAGATTCTGGGCTGGAGATAT GAGAAGGCATATGAAGAAAGTCAGAAGTACAAAGAAGGCAAATACATTTTAGAAAAAGCTAGGATGTCGAAAGAGGGCTGGTGA